In Nerophis lumbriciformis linkage group LG04, RoL_Nlum_v2.1, whole genome shotgun sequence, a single window of DNA contains:
- the aicda gene encoding single-stranded DNA cytosine deaminase isoform X1, giving the protein MTTKLDSVLLPANKFIYHYKNMRWAKGRNETYLCFVVKRRVGPDSLSFDFGHLRNRSGCHVELLFMRYLGTLCPGLWGSGATGGRRRSYSITWFCSWSPCVNCAVALSRFLGRMPNLRLRIFVSRLYFCDLEDSRERDGLRLLRKNGVQITVMSYKDFFYCWQTFVDHKQISFKAWDSLQQNSLRLARKLKRIFQDDEMEDLSDAFKLLGL; this is encoded by the exons ATGACTACGAAACTCGACAG CGTGCTTTTGCCGGCCAACAAGTTCATCTACCACTACAAGAACATGCGCTGGGCAAAGGGCCGCAATGAAACCTACTTGTGCTTCGTGGTCAAGAGGCGAGTTGGGCCTGACTCGCTGTCCTTTGACTTCGGACACCTGCGCAACCGCAGCGGCTGCCATGTGGAG CTTCTGTTCATGCGCTACCTGGGGACCCTGTGCCCGGGCCTGTGGGGGAGCGGCGCCACAGGCGGAAGGAGGCGGAGCTACTCCATTACTTGGTTCTGCTCCTGGTCTCCGTGCGTGAACTGCGCCGTGGCTCTGTCGCGGTTCCTGGGCCGGATGCCCAACCTGCGCCTCAGGATCTTCGTGTCCCGCCTTTACTTCTGCGACCTGGAGGACAGCCGGGAGAGGGACGGCCTGCGGTTGCTGCGGAAAAACGGGGTCCAGATCACGGTCATGAGTTACAAAG ACTTCTTCTACTGCTGGCAGACCTTTGTGGATCACAAGCAGATCTCCTTCAAGGCCTGGGACAGTCTGCAGCAGAACTCTCTCCGACTGGCCAGGAAACTCAAACGCATCTTTCAG
- the aicda gene encoding single-stranded DNA cytosine deaminase isoform X2: MTTKLDSVLLPANKFIYHYKNMRWAKGRNETYLCFVVKRRVGPDSLSFDFGHLRNRSGCHVELLFMRYLGTLCPGLWGSGATGGRRRSYSITWFCSWSPCVNCAVALSRFLGRMPNLRLRIFVSRLYFCDLEDSRERDGLRLLRKNGVQITVMSYKDLCGSQADLLQGLGQSAAELSPTGQETQTHLSGR, encoded by the exons ATGACTACGAAACTCGACAG CGTGCTTTTGCCGGCCAACAAGTTCATCTACCACTACAAGAACATGCGCTGGGCAAAGGGCCGCAATGAAACCTACTTGTGCTTCGTGGTCAAGAGGCGAGTTGGGCCTGACTCGCTGTCCTTTGACTTCGGACACCTGCGCAACCGCAGCGGCTGCCATGTGGAG CTTCTGTTCATGCGCTACCTGGGGACCCTGTGCCCGGGCCTGTGGGGGAGCGGCGCCACAGGCGGAAGGAGGCGGAGCTACTCCATTACTTGGTTCTGCTCCTGGTCTCCGTGCGTGAACTGCGCCGTGGCTCTGTCGCGGTTCCTGGGCCGGATGCCCAACCTGCGCCTCAGGATCTTCGTGTCCCGCCTTTACTTCTGCGACCTGGAGGACAGCCGGGAGAGGGACGGCCTGCGGTTGCTGCGGAAAAACGGGGTCCAGATCACGGTCATGAGTTACAAAG ACCTTTGTGGATCACAAGCAGATCTCCTTCAAGGCCTGGGACAGTCTGCAGCAGAACTCTCTCCGACTGGCCAGGAAACTCAAACGCATCTTTCAG